The sequence GCCGGGTGGGCCACCATGGCTTCCACCACGGCACCGGCATCGGCCGGCGCGTTGGTGATGTAGTTCACCACGCCGGGCGGAAAGCCCGCGTCCTGGAACGCTTCGATGATGAGCTGGTGGGTGCGCGGGCAGTTCTCGCTGCCTTTCAGGATGACGGTGTTGCCGCACGCCAGCGGCACGCAGATGGCGCGCACGGCCAGGATGATGGGCGCGTTCCACGGCGCAATGCCGAGCACCACACCGGCGGGCTGGCGGATGCCCATGGCCAGCGATCCGGGCACGTCGGACGGGATCAGTTCTCCGCCCACCTGCGTGGTCAGCGAGGCGGCCTCGCGGATCATGCCGGCGGCCAGCATCACGTTGAAGCCACCCCACATGCCGGTGGCGCCGGTCTCGGCCGACACGGCTTCGATGAACGCGGGCGTCTTGGCTTCCAGCGCGTCGGCCGCTTTGAGCAGCAGGGCGCGGCGGGCGCTCGGGCCGGTTTCGCTCCAGGTCTTGAAGGCTTCGGCAGCGGCTTCCACCGCCATCACGGCGTCGGCCGGTGAAGCGGCGGGCGCGCGCGTGGCCACGCTGCCGTCGAGCGGGTTGCGGCGTTCGAAGGTGGCGCCTTTTTCAGCGGTGACCTTGAGGCCGTTGATGAGCATGGACATGTCGGACATGGGGTTCTCCTTGGGTACAGATGAAAAGCTGGTCAGGTGGTGGCCACGGCCTTGCGGCGCTGCACCGCATCGGACGCGCTGGTGGTGCCGGTGGCGGGGTCCTTGTCGGCGCCCAGATACGCCTCGCGGATGACGGTGGAGCGCGCAAGCAGCCTGGCCGGGCCGCTGGCCACCAGCGTGCCGCGCTCCATCACGTAGCCGCGGTCGGCAACAGTCAGCGCCTTCTTCACGTTCTGCTCCACCATCAGCACGGTGGTGCCGGCATCGGCAATGCGGCGCACGATCGTGAGCAGTTCGTCGACCATCTTGGGCGCCAGACCGAGCGAGGGTTCGTCAAGCATGAGCAGGCGCGGCGCGCACATCATGGCGCGCGCCACCGCCACCATCTGCTGCTCACCACCGCTCATGGTGCCGGCCAGTTGGGTGGCGCGCTCCTTGAGTTTGGGGAAGTCTTCAAAGGCTTGAACAAGGCGTTCGGAGCGTTGCGCCTTGGGCACCAGCCAGCCGCCGAGTTCAAGGTTCTCGGCCACGGTGAGCTGGGGAAACAGCTGGCGGCCCTCGGGCACCAGGGCCACACCGGCCTGCACGATCTCGTGTGTTTTTTCGGGCATCTCGGCGCCGTCAAGCAAGACCGAGCCGCCGCGTGGAATCAAGCCGTTGAGCGCCTTGAGCAGCGTGGTCTTGCCCGCACCGTTGGGGCCGAGCACCACGGTGAGACCGGGCTGGATGTCGAGCTTGATGTCGCGCAGCACCAGGAAGGCGCCGTAGCCGGCCGAGAGGCCGTCGACCTTGAGGCGCGCGCGCGCGCCGCCGCCAAGTTCGAAGGGGGTTGGGCGGTACCACATCATGCGATGGACTCCTCGGCGGCCGGTTCGTTCATCTCGTCGCCCAGGTAGGCCTCGATCACCTCGGGGTTGCGCACCACCTCGGCGGGCGTGCCGTCGGCGATCTTCTTGCCCTGGTGCAGCACGATCACGCGCTCCACATGGCGCAACAGTGTGGTCACGGCGTGTTCGATCCAGACCACGGTGAGATCGAGCTCGTCGCGCAGGCGGCGGATCAGGCGCGCCATCTCCTCCACCTCGTTTTCGGTCAGGCCGGCGGCCACCTCGTCGAGCAGCAGCATGCGCGGGCGCGTGGCCAGCGCCATGCCGATCTCCAGCAGGCGCTGCTGCGACGGCGTGATGGCCGCGGCCGGCAGGTCGGCCTGGGCGCTCAGGCCGATGAGGCCGAGGATGCTCTCGGGCGTGCGCAGCACCCAGGGCACGGTCGTCTCTTCGCCC is a genomic window of Hydrogenophaga sp. RAC07 containing:
- a CDS encoding ABC transporter ATP-binding protein, with amino-acid sequence MMWYRPTPFELGGGARARLKVDGLSAGYGAFLVLRDIKLDIQPGLTVVLGPNGAGKTTLLKALNGLIPRGGSVLLDGAEMPEKTHEIVQAGVALVPEGRQLFPQLTVAENLELGGWLVPKAQRSERLVQAFEDFPKLKERATQLAGTMSGGEQQMVAVARAMMCAPRLLMLDEPSLGLAPKMVDELLTIVRRIADAGTTVLMVEQNVKKALTVADRGYVMERGTLVASGPARLLARSTVIREAYLGADKDPATGTTSASDAVQRRKAVATT
- a CDS encoding ABC transporter ATP-binding protein, which codes for MSSDRQPLLDARDITVRFGGLTAVDAVSARFMPGELVGIIGPNGAGKTTFFNAISGVTQATSGKLLMQGRELSGKGPHRFAANGLARTFQTPRTFADMLVRDNIAFGLKFAGRRPRKYIWWGEETTVPWVLRTPESILGLIGLSAQADLPAAAITPSQQRLLEIGMALATRPRMLLLDEVAAGLTENEVEEMARLIRRLRDELDLTVVWIEHAVTTLLRHVERVIVLHQGKKIADGTPAEVVRNPEVIEAYLGDEMNEPAAEESIA